From a single Methanooceanicella nereidis genomic region:
- the mtxX gene encoding methanogenesis marker protein Mmp4/MtxX, whose translation MLWDTIVKSAQANKARIAVGVGEQYMDKTIQGAEQAAEKGYASVILVGPKRMDTILPTVVSENPEAELIKLARDGKVDGVVRGSLGANTTLKCLKEIMGIKRVLRVSLLKTPSGRFFFFAPVGVDEGWTVEDKVELGELGAGLMRRFGVEPNIGVLSGGRLGDRGRSERVDRTLDDAEAVARILTEKGIKAKHAEILIEDAVNEYNYIIAPDGISGNLIFRALCLVGGGEGYGAPLVGADIVYVDTSRAGTGYENAICLASALVLH comes from the coding sequence ATGCTGTGGGATACTATCGTCAAAAGCGCACAGGCGAACAAAGCAAGGATAGCCGTGGGCGTAGGCGAGCAGTATATGGACAAGACCATTCAGGGAGCCGAACAGGCAGCCGAAAAAGGATACGCTTCAGTCATTCTTGTAGGTCCAAAAAGGATGGATACCATCCTTCCCACGGTAGTGTCTGAGAATCCCGAAGCGGAGCTGATAAAGCTGGCCAGGGACGGCAAGGTCGACGGCGTTGTCCGCGGCTCGCTGGGAGCTAACACGACGCTAAAATGCCTGAAGGAGATCATGGGCATAAAAAGAGTGCTGAGAGTATCATTGCTGAAGACGCCGTCGGGCAGGTTCTTTTTCTTCGCCCCTGTCGGCGTGGACGAGGGCTGGACCGTGGAGGATAAGGTCGAGCTTGGAGAGCTTGGTGCCGGGCTTATGCGCAGGTTCGGGGTTGAGCCGAACATTGGTGTGTTATCAGGCGGAAGGCTTGGCGACAGGGGAAGATCGGAGCGTGTCGACAGGACGCTGGACGATGCGGAAGCTGTAGCCAGGATACTCACAGAGAAGGGTATAAAGGCTAAACATGCCGAGATCCTCATCGAGGACGCCGTTAACGAGTATAACTATATCATAGCCCCGGACGGCATCAGCGGCAATCTTATTTTCAGGGCGTTATGCCTGGTGGGCGGCGGAGAAGGATATGGGGCGCCGCTAGTGGGTGCGGACATCGTTTATGTGGATACTTCAAGGGCGGGGACTGGATACGAAAATGCAATATGCCTGGCGAGTGCACTTGTCCTCCATTAA